In Candidatus Korarchaeota archaeon NZ13-K, one DNA window encodes the following:
- a CDS encoding IS607 family transposase, with the protein MTERLLTLSEACKRLGIHPNTLRKWDRQGKIRVVRTVGGRRRVPEDEVERLMGIIKPDASKRAVVYCRVSSHDQKQKGDLERQKESLLEYAKSKGYEVVSVLEDVASGLNENRESLGRLFDMVEKHEVGVVIVEFKDRLTRFGFRYLERYFASHGVRIEVVNGEEPKDVHQELVEDLMALVSSFAGKLYGMRSRKYKEVVEGVRQLIAE; encoded by the coding sequence ATGACTGAGAGGTTGCTGACGCTTAGTGAGGCCTGTAAGAGGCTGGGCATCCATCCAAATACCCTCAGGAAGTGGGATAGACAGGGGAAGATCAGAGTCGTCAGAACCGTCGGAGGCAGGAGGAGGGTGCCTGAGGACGAAGTCGAGCGTCTAATGGGCATTATTAAGCCAGACGCGTCGAAGAGGGCGGTTGTCTATTGTAGGGTCTCTTCCCACGACCAAAAGCAGAAGGGGGACTTGGAGAGGCAGAAAGAGAGCTTATTGGAATACGCCAAATCGAAAGGCTACGAAGTCGTCTCAGTCTTAGAGGATGTTGCCAGCGGGCTTAATGAGAACAGAGAGTCGCTGGGCAGGCTCTTCGACATGGTCGAGAAGCATGAAGTTGGGGTTGTCATCGTCGAATTTAAGGACAGGCTCACGAGGTTCGGTTTCAGGTATTTGGAGCGTTACTTCGCCTCTCACGGCGTCAGGATAGAAGTGGTTAATGGTGAGGAGCCTAAGGATGTCCATCAAGAGCTTGTAGAGGATCTAATGGCCTTAGTTTCAAGTTTTGCAGGGAAGCTCTACGGAATGAGGAGCCGTAAGTACAAGGAGGTGGTCGAAGGTGTCAGGCAGCTTATTGCTGAGTGA